The Candidatus Peribacteria bacterium region TTTTTTGTATGCCAATCTGCAAGAATGCCCGTACTGGCACGTCTTAGTATCAGATTCAACCGCTTCCACTCATCTCATATGAAGACACAACAAGACGCCGGATTCATGGAGACAACCTCACTGTGGATGGCCACAAAAACATTGCCTGCATTCGAGCCGCTCACCACTAATACACACGCCGATGTCTGTATTATCGGCGCCGGCATCAGCGGACTGACGACTGCCTATCTGCTCTGCAAAGCAGGAAAATCGGTCATCGTTCTGGATGATGGCCCGATCGTGAGCGGCGAAACAAGGCGCACGACAGCGCACATCACAAACGCCAACGACGACCGGTATCATGAGATGATCCGCATTCACGGACTAGAAAAGGCAAAGCTCATTGCAGAGAGTGAGACCAGATCGATTGATCAGATTGAAACAATTGTGAAAGAGGAAAACATTTCCTGTGACTTTGAACGGCTGGATGGATACCTGTTTGCCGCTCCAGATATGCCCGCTGATGAGCTGCAGAAAGAGCTGGATGCTGTGCATGCGGTAGGCCTGGAAAACGTCGATTTACTGAAGCAAATGCCCGCAAAAAATCTGCCGACTGCCTGTTTACTCTTCCCGAAACAGGCACAGTTTCATCCGCTCGCCTATCTCTCCGGACTAGCGCAGGCAATCACGAAGATGGGCGGACAGATCCATGCACACTCCCGCGTAACGGAGATTGAGGAAAAAGAATCCCCGTTCACCATCACTCTCGAAAACGGGCAAAAGGTGGCTGCCACGTCTCTGGCTGTTGCAACCAATGCACCCGTCAACGATAACGCGATGGTCTTTACCAAGCAGTCTCCATACCGCACATTTGTGATCGGACTGACGGTTCCGAAAGGGGCCGTTCCGAAAGCGCTCTACTGGGATACACTCGATCCGTATCACTACATCCGCCTCCAGAAAGATGATGACGATGCGACCAAAGAGATCCTGATTGTCGGCGGAGAGGATCACCGGTCCGGTGAATATGATGATGCGGAGAAGCGCTACGAGATCCTCGAAAAGTGGGCGCGACGGCATTTCCCTGACTGCAGTGATGTGCGGTTTCGGTGGTCCGGACAGGTACTGGAAACCATCGACGGCATCGCGATGATCGGACGCAAACCCGGCGGCCACGCACAGTCATTTATCACAACCGGTGACTCCGGTCAGGGCATGACGCACGGGACTATTGCCGGCATGCTGCTCACGGATCTCATCAGCGGGAAAGACAATGCGTGGGCCGACGTCTATAACCCGAGCCGCGTTCCGCTCGGTGCCATCAAAACATTTATCGAGGAAAATGCAGTGACCGCAAAAGATCTGGCTGGTGACTATATCACCCCGGGTGACGTCAAAAGTATGGATGAGGTAAAGCCGGGACAAGGTGCCACGATGCGCACCGGGCTCACAAAAATCGCACTCTACCGCGATACAGACGGCACGATGTTTGCACGCACCGCCATCTGTCCGCACAAAGGCTGCATGATCCGCTGGAACAGCGGCGAAAAGTCGTGGGACTGTCCGTGCCACGGGTCGCGGTATAATATCCACGGACAAGTTCTGAATGGACCCACCATGAAAGATCTGCCGCCCGCCTCCGTTTAAACTACGGCGGGCAAGCTTGAAATTTCTATTCCTCCTGATACCATCTGTCGCTATGCACACACTCCACCCAGACAACAACGGCACATTCGCAAGTTTATTCAATAACCCGCCCCAGGAGCGCCCGGAAGCAAACAAGCCCCCGGATTCCATCCTGTCCGAGCCGGTCGAAGACGATGCAGAGGATATTGCCCTCCTGAAGCAGATTCAGGCTATGCCTCCTGTGAGCGATGAAGACGATGACGACACGGCGGAAGAGGCTCCGGCTGACGATATGAACACCACACCGCTCGCACAAGAAGCGCCGAAGAAAAAGGCAGCTGCCAAGAAAGCGAAGCCGGTGAAGAAAGCGAAACCTGCAAAGAAAGCCAAGAAAGCTGCTCCTGCAAAAAAGGCAAAGAAAGTCGCAGCCAAAAAGAAAGTGAAGCCAGCCAAGAAGAAAAAGACAGTCGCAAAGAAGACAAAGAAAACGGTGAAGAAAGTTGCGAAAAAGACGGTAAAGAAAGCAGCCAAAAAGGCCCCGAAGAAGACAGCTGCCAAGGCAAAGAAGACTGCAAAGAAAGTGACAAAGAAGACAGCAAAAAAGGCAAAGCCGGCAAAGAAAGCAAAAAAGACAGCGCCGAAGAAAGCCAAGAAAACAGCCTCAAAGAAGCGTAAATAAATCCAATCGATCATGAATCTCAGAGAAACCGGACAGAGTGTCCGGTTTTTTCTGTCATAGAGAGTACACCCTTCCTCCCACTCCCATGCCAACAGATGACGACGTAAAAGCAGCGGAACAAGCGGCAAAAGATGCTGCAGCCGCAGCAAAGAAAGCAAAAGACGATGCGGAACGGGCAGCAAAAGAAGCAGCTGCAGAACAAAAGAAAGAGGCAGACAGGCAACGCCTGGAAGCAGAAAAACAACGGAAGAACACGGAGATTGCAACGAAAAAAGCAGCAGCAGATGCAGCGAAGTCGGCAGAAAAAGCACGTGTGGACGCATCGCTCGCCAAAAAACGCGCTGCCGTCCCCCAAGTCGTCCTCCCGCCCATGCCATCATCCGGTGATGGGCGTGCCAAAATAAAGGACAAAGGAGACTTCTCCATGCTCTAACTTTTGTCTTTGAGTTGATCACGCTACGCTAGCGTCATGCACATTAAACTGCCGGAAGATCTCGATCCGAAACAGGCTGCAAAAGACGCAGGCCTCCGTTACATGTCTGATGACGGTCCTGGCATTACGCGTCTGAAAAAGGGTGCGCATTTTTCGTACAAAGATGAGCACGGAAAAATAATCACCGATGCCGACACTCTCGCGCGTATCGCGTCACTGGTCATTCCTCCGGCGTGGACCGCTGTCTGGATCTGCCCGTCTCCGCGCGGACATATTCAGGCAACAGGACGGGATGAAAAAGGACGGAAGCAGTACCGCTACCACGCAAAGTGGCGCGAGCTCCGCAATAAAACCAAATACGATAAGCTCGTATCTTTTGGCTTCGTGCTGCCATCAATCAGACAACGTGTCCTTGAGGACCTCGACCGTCCAGCCCTCAGTGAGGCAAAAATTCTTGCGACTATCGTGCGACTTCTGGATGTCACACATATGCGCATCGGCAACGAAGAATATGCAAAGGACAATCACTCGTACGGACTCACGACACTACGGAACAAGCATGTGAATGTGGATGGATCGACGATCCGTTTTTCGTTCCGCGGCAAAAGCGGTGTCGAACAGGAACTGGAAATCCACGACCGGCGGCTCGCACGCATCATTCACCAGTGTCAGGATATTCCGGGTCATGAACTCTTTCAGTACATGGATGCAAAAGGGCGAAAGCAGGCCGTCAATTCCGAACATGTAAACGCGTACATTCACGACATCGCGAAAGAAGAATTCACTGCCAAAGATTTCCGGACATGGGGCGGCACCATCCGCGCTGCAGAATCACTCATGGAACTCGGAGAAAGTGATGACGAAAAATACATCAAAACCTGTCTGGTCTGTGCGGTAAAAGAGGCGGCGAGCGTCCTTGGAAACAGACCTGCAACATGCCGCAAGTACTACATTGATCCACGCATTTTTGAAGCGTATGAAGCCATGCAGCTCTGCAGAGAATTGGAGCGTTTTCTGAAGCAAAAAGCAGATCCAACGGCTTATGCGCTCAAGCCCATCGAGAAAGGGGTCCATCATATCCTGCAGAAATCGTCTAAAAATGGCTGAAGAAAGCCAAAAGAATGTGATGGTGATCAGACCATGAATTGCTGTTTCTGGTAGGTCTGTTGTCTCATCAAAACACGTTTTTTCTGGTATAATCAGTAGATGTGCCGATGAAGGGTTCTCGGCCAACACAAAACAAAAAACACACATGTCTCTGCACTCGCTCATGTTCGGCTGGGAATATCCCCCGCTCCACTCTGGTGGACTCGGTGTGGCCTGCCACGGACTCGTGCGCGGACTTTTGAAAAACGGTGTGCAGGTCACACTCATTCTGCCGACATCCGCACAGGACAATGTGACAGGACTTGCCATCCGCGGACCGGGCGATGATGTGCCGGTTATCCGGTATGTGAAGAGCACGCTGCGTCCGTACGAAAGCGTGGAAGAATTTGCAGCACGCATGCACATGGAAGCACCGGGCGAAGAAATTCAGGATCTGTACGGCCCCGGTCTCGGCGAAGCGGTCGAACGTTTTTCCGATATGAGTGTCGCGATGACACACGACATTGATGCCGATGTCATTCACTGTCATGACTGGATGACCTACGGCGCCGGCATGAAAGCCGCGGCCCATCACCGTGTCCCGCTCGTCGCACACATTCACGCAACCGAACTCGACCGCACCGACTTCCACCCGAACCAGTGGATTTTTGATCGTGAGCAGCAGGGACTGATGGCTGCGGATACCGTGATTGCAGTGAGCAACTATACAAAATCGATCCTCGTAAACCGCTACGGTATTCCGGCAGATAAAATCCGCGTCGTCCATAACGGTCATGACCAGCCGGTGGCACAGAGCACGGACATTATAACGGATCTCGCACCAAAGCCCCCACTCGTCCTCTTCCTCGGACGCCTCACAGTGCAGAAAAACCCGTGGCAATTCCTGGAGACCGCGAAGGTCATTCACGAGCTGCGGCCGGACGTCCAGTTTGTCATGGCCGGTGACGGCGGCATGCTGAACGAACTGATGGAACGGGCATGCGAACTGGGACTGACCGACTGTATGGCGTTCACCGGCAAAGTCAGCCGCGACCAGGTGAGCAGCCTCTACCGGCAGGCCAGCTGTTTCGTAATGCCGTCTCTCAGTGAACCATTCGGACTCGTTGCACTCGAGGCCATCGGACACAACGTGCCGGTCGTGCTCAGCAGACAGTCAGGAGCAGCCGAGGTGATCGACCACGGATTTGTGGTGGACTTCTGGGACACCGAACGCTTCGCAGACTGCATCCTCACCATCCTCCGCGAAACCCCGCTCGCTGAACAATTGATTGCCGAAGCCCCGAACGTCCTCAAGCGCCTCAGCTGGAAAAACCAGGCCGGCGCCGTTTCCTCCATCTACCAAGACATCATCACATAAAAAATCATGCACCGGTAACAGATAACCAATAACAATCCCCTTACCAATAACCCATAACCAATCACCCATAACCCGCATGTCCCAATCCCCCCTCCTCTGCTTCTACTTCCAGGTCCATCAGCCCTACCGCCTGAAGGATCTGCGTGTGCGTGACATCGGCACGGACGGCATGGATTACTTCGATGATGAAAAGAACGAAGCCATCTTCCGCAAGGTTGCCGAGAAGTGCTATCTCCCGACAAACACCCTGATGCTGGAGCTCCTGAAAAAACATCCGGACTTTGCCATCAGTTATTCGCTCTCCGGTGTGTTTCTGGATCAGTGCAAAGAGTACGGACAGGACGTCCTCGATTCGTTTGTAGCCCTCGCTCAAACTGGTCGTGTCGAATTTTTGTCCGAGACGTATTATCACTCTCTCAGCTCGGTAAAGTCGCTTCCGGAATTCTGTCAGCAGGTCAAAAAGCACATGCAGACAATCGAAGAACTGTTCGGTCAGACGCCGACCATGTTCCGGAATACCGAGCTGATTTTCAATAATGAGATTGCGCAGATGGTAAAGCAGATGGGATTCAAAGGCATTGTCGCCGAAGGCGCGGATCACCTGCTCCGGCACAGAAGCCCGAACATCCCCTACCGCCCGCCCGAGTTCCAGCTCTCGCCGGAAAAGGAAGAAATAATCGCAGAGTACCGCCCGCATATGAAACCGAGTGACTCGATTCATATTCTCCTCAAAAACTACCGACTGAGCGACGACGTTGCCTTCCGCTTCTCAGACAAAAACTGGGCAGCATTTCCGCTGATGAGCCACACGTATGCAGACTGGCTCCAGGGCAACAGCGGCCACAGCATCAACCTCTTCATGGACTACGAAACCTTCGGAGAACATCAGTGGGAACACACCGGTATTTTCGACTTCCTGCGCTCACTGCCGGATGAATGCGAGAAGCGGGGCATCAAAGCTGCAACCCCCTCCGCTGTGCTTGATCTCTGGAAGGACAGTGAGACCGATACCTATGATGTGCATAACACCATCTCCTGGGCAGATACCGAACGCGATCTCTCCGCCTGGCTCGGAAACCATATCCAGCGCTCCGCTCTCGACGCTATCTATGCGATGGAAGAAGCAGTCAAAAAGACCGGCGATCAAAAACTGATTGATACCTGGCGCAAACTCCAGACGTCCGACCACTTCTACTACATGTGCACCAAATACTGGAGTGACGGCGACGTACACAAATACTTCAGTCCCTATGACTCCCCCTACGAAGCCTACCGAAGATTCAGTCACGCTCTGTGCGATCTGAAGTCACGCGTGACCATGACCTCCGAATCCGACATTCACACACATCAAAAAAACAATTCCATCCCCATAACTCATAACCAATAACCCATAACTCGTTCCGTCCCCAACCCTAACCTTACCCTAGACCCTATGCCACGCAGCCTCGTCCTCGGAAACGGCACCCTCCTCGCGACGTTCGACGACCGTCTCCAGATGCGCGACCTCTACTTCCCGTATGTCGGCATGGAGGACCACACGACATTCGGCACCATGCACCGCCTCGG contains the following coding sequences:
- a CDS encoding DNA topoisomerase IB; the encoded protein is MHIKLPEDLDPKQAAKDAGLRYMSDDGPGITRLKKGAHFSYKDEHGKIITDADTLARIASLVIPPAWTAVWICPSPRGHIQATGRDEKGRKQYRYHAKWRELRNKTKYDKLVSFGFVLPSIRQRVLEDLDRPALSEAKILATIVRLLDVTHMRIGNEEYAKDNHSYGLTTLRNKHVNVDGSTIRFSFRGKSGVEQELEIHDRRLARIIHQCQDIPGHELFQYMDAKGRKQAVNSEHVNAYIHDIAKEEFTAKDFRTWGGTIRAAESLMELGESDDEKYIKTCLVCAVKEAASVLGNRPATCRKYYIDPRIFEAYEAMQLCRELERFLKQKADPTAYALKPIEKGVHHILQKSSKNG
- a CDS encoding FAD-dependent oxidoreductase; translated protein: MKTQQDAGFMETTSLWMATKTLPAFEPLTTNTHADVCIIGAGISGLTTAYLLCKAGKSVIVLDDGPIVSGETRRTTAHITNANDDRYHEMIRIHGLEKAKLIAESETRSIDQIETIVKEENISCDFERLDGYLFAAPDMPADELQKELDAVHAVGLENVDLLKQMPAKNLPTACLLFPKQAQFHPLAYLSGLAQAITKMGGQIHAHSRVTEIEEKESPFTITLENGQKVAATSLAVATNAPVNDNAMVFTKQSPYRTFVIGLTVPKGAVPKALYWDTLDPYHYIRLQKDDDDATKEILIVGGEDHRSGEYDDAEKRYEILEKWARRHFPDCSDVRFRWSGQVLETIDGIAMIGRKPGGHAQSFITTGDSGQGMTHGTIAGMLLTDLISGKDNAWADVYNPSRVPLGAIKTFIEENAVTAKDLAGDYITPGDVKSMDEVKPGQGATMRTGLTKIALYRDTDGTMFARTAICPHKGCMIRWNSGEKSWDCPCHGSRYNIHGQVLNGPTMKDLPPASV
- a CDS encoding glycosyltransferase family 4 protein translates to MSLHSLMFGWEYPPLHSGGLGVACHGLVRGLLKNGVQVTLILPTSAQDNVTGLAIRGPGDDVPVIRYVKSTLRPYESVEEFAARMHMEAPGEEIQDLYGPGLGEAVERFSDMSVAMTHDIDADVIHCHDWMTYGAGMKAAAHHRVPLVAHIHATELDRTDFHPNQWIFDREQQGLMAADTVIAVSNYTKSILVNRYGIPADKIRVVHNGHDQPVAQSTDIITDLAPKPPLVLFLGRLTVQKNPWQFLETAKVIHELRPDVQFVMAGDGGMLNELMERACELGLTDCMAFTGKVSRDQVSSLYRQASCFVMPSLSEPFGLVALEAIGHNVPVVLSRQSGAAEVIDHGFVVDFWDTERFADCILTILRETPLAEQLIAEAPNVLKRLSWKNQAGAVSSIYQDIIT
- a CDS encoding glycoside hydrolase family 57 protein is translated as MSQSPLLCFYFQVHQPYRLKDLRVRDIGTDGMDYFDDEKNEAIFRKVAEKCYLPTNTLMLELLKKHPDFAISYSLSGVFLDQCKEYGQDVLDSFVALAQTGRVEFLSETYYHSLSSVKSLPEFCQQVKKHMQTIEELFGQTPTMFRNTELIFNNEIAQMVKQMGFKGIVAEGADHLLRHRSPNIPYRPPEFQLSPEKEEIIAEYRPHMKPSDSIHILLKNYRLSDDVAFRFSDKNWAAFPLMSHTYADWLQGNSGHSINLFMDYETFGEHQWEHTGIFDFLRSLPDECEKRGIKAATPSAVLDLWKDSETDTYDVHNTISWADTERDLSAWLGNHIQRSALDAIYAMEEAVKKTGDQKLIDTWRKLQTSDHFYYMCTKYWSDGDVHKYFSPYDSPYEAYRRFSHALCDLKSRVTMTSESDIHTHQKNNSIPITHNQ